A region of the Desulfomicrobium macestii genome:
CGGATCTTCCCGAAACTAATCCAGGGGCGGCTGCTAGCCGCCCTTTTCCTTTTTCGGCGCCCATACCATGACTCCTGACCGCATCTCTCGTCTGCAAAGCCAGTTCCCACACATACTGGGCCCCTTAAGCAAGGCCTACGCCCGGCTCATGCGCCTGCGCGCCAGGCTCTACGCCTCAGGCAAACGCGTGTCCTGGCGGCCCCCGGCTCCCTGCATCAGCGTGGGCAACATCTCCTGGGGAGGCACGGGCAAGACACCGGTCGTATCCTGGCTGCTGGACTGGGCCCGTGACGAGGGGCTCCGCCCCACGGTGCTGACTCGCGGCTACGGCGGCAAACCGCCGCACCTGCCCTATGCGGTCCAACTTTTGAGTCCGCCTCACGAGGCGGGTGACGAACCGCTGCTGCTCAAACGCACGCACCCCCAGGCCCAAATCCTGGTCGATCCCAACCGCGTCCGGGCGGGCAAGATCGCGGCCAGAAAAATGGCCGATCTCTTTGTCCTCGACGACGGGTACCAGCACCTGCGCATCCAGCGCGACCTGAACCTGTGCCTCCTGTGCCCGCGCGATCTGGATGAGGAATGGAACCGGGTCATCCCCGCCGGATCATGGCGCGAGGACACCTCGGCCCTAGCCAGGGCCGATGCGTTTCTGATCAACACCATGTTCGACGATGACGGGTGCCTTGAGACCATCGCCCACATCAAGCTGGCGATCCTGGGCAAGCCCATCTTCTTTTTTCGGGTCACCGCCCGGGGCGTGGCCAACGCCTTGACCGGCGAGACACAGGACACGCTGGACGGCCAGCGCTTTATGCTCGTCACGGCCATCGCCAATCCGGACAAAGTGTGTCAGACTTGCAAGACCGATCTCGGAGAAAAGCCGGTCCGTCACCTGATCTATCCCGATCATCACCCCTTTGGCATCTCCGACTGGCAGGCCATTGTCGCGGCCGCCGAACGCAACAACTGCGCGCACATCGTCTGCACGCCCAAGGACGCCGTCAAACTGGCGCCCTTTGCCGATGAACGGCTGTGGACTCCGCAGCTGACGACATCCTTTTCAACCGCTGGCCCTCTGTCGTTTCGCGACTGGCTCGGCGATCGTTTTCACAACCTACCATGGACTTTACATGCCCCCGAAAAAGCAAGCTAAACAAACCAAATTTTCCAAGAAAAACCTCCTTACCGCCCTGCACCAGGCCGGTGCGCCCATGCGCAGCAAGAACATCTACGACCTGTTCGACGCCGACGCCTCCCTCAAGAAGGTCATCAAATCAACGCTGGCCCAGATGGTCGAGGGCGGCGAAATCGTGCAGATGGGCAAGAGCTACGGGCTCCTGGACAACCTGCCGCGCATGACCGGCACCCTCGACGTGCGCCGCTCCGGAGTGGGCTACCTCATTTCCGAAGACAAAAAGCAGAAGGATCTCTTCATCCACCCCAGCAACTTCGGCGGAGCCTGGCCCGGCGACAGGGTCGTCGCCGTCATCGACACCTCGCGCAAGAAGGACTCCCCGGAAGGACGCGTCGTCGAGGTTCTGGACCGGGCCACGCGTGAGCTTCTGGTCAGGGTCAGCCGACGCATCCATCAGGACAGCTATTTCTGCCATCCCACGGACTCGCGCATGCCCTTTTACACTGTGGTCGATACCAGCGGCATCCCCAACCCCGAGAAAGGCGATATCCTGAGCGTCGCGCCGGTGGAGGAGCAGGAAAAGGGACTTTGGCGCTGCACGGCCCTGCGCCGTCTGGGAGAAGAGCGGGATCTGGCCACGCAGGAGCTGCTCGTCAAGACCGGCTATTCCATTCCCGAAGTCTTTCCGGTTCCGGCGCTGCGGCAGGCCGAAGCCCTGCCGGATGCCCCCTCTCCCGAGGACTGGGCGGGCCGAAATGACCTGCGCCGCCTCGCACTGGTGACCATCGACGGCGAGACGGCCAAGGATTTCGACGACGCGGTCTACGTCGAACGGCAGGAGAACGGATACCGCCTGGTCGTGGCCATTGCCGACGTGGCCCACTACGTGCCCGAAGGCTCCCCGCTGGACGTCGAGGCGCTGGCCCGGGGCAATTCCTATTATTTCCCGCTCTCGGTGGAACCCATGTTCCCCGAGGCCCTGTCCAACGGACTGTGCAGCCTGCGGCCGATGGTTCCTCGACTGGCCATGGTCGTGGACACGCCCTATTCGCTTGACGGAGAACCCGGCGCGCCAAGCCTCTACAACGCCGTGATCATGAGTCAGGCCCGCCTGACCTATAATCAGGTGCAGGCCGCCCTGGACGGCTCGCCGGACCAGGACACGGCCCCGCTTCTGCCCATGCTACGCGACGCCGAGGAACTGGCCAGAATTTTCATGAAGCGCCGCATGGATCGCGGCTGCCTGGATTTCGACATCCCCGAGGCCCAGGTCCGCGTGGTCGAGGACATCATCAGCGTCCACGCCGGAACCCGACTCTTCAGCCACCGCCTGATCGAGGAGTTCATGATCGCGGCCAATGAACGCGTGGCCGAATACATGGGCGCGCGCCAGCGCGTCTTCCCGTACCGCATCCATCCCCAGCCCGACGAAAAAAAGCTGGAGACCCTGCTGCGCATGCTCTCGCACACCAGCCTGGTGGACCGCCTGCCCAAGGAAATGAACCAGATGGGCCTGCAGCAGATCTCGCATGCGGCCAAGGGCACGGACATCGAATATCTGGTCAACCGCCTCATCCTGCGCACCATGATGCAGGCGCAATATTCGCCGGACAACGACGGCCATTACGGACTGGCCTCGGTCGCCTACTGTCATTTCACCTCGCCCATCCGCCGCTACGCGGATCTTCTGGTGCACAGGTCACTCAAAAGGTTGTTGGCGGGCGAAGCGGAAACAATGAGCGTGGGAGACGTGCAAGGCATCTGCGAAGGACTGAACGCCCTTGAACGCAAGGCCATGGAGGCGGAGCGGGAGATTCAGAAGAGATCGGCCATTCTGGCCCTTGAGGATCGGATTGGAGAGGAGATGCGCGGGGTTGTTTCCGGAGTGGCCGATTTCGGCTTCTGGGTGGAGCTTCTGGACATGCCCGTGGACGGGCTGGTGCGACTCGCCACCCTGGACGACTTCTTCGTCTTCGACCCGGAACGCCAGGACCTGCTCGGCCAGCGCACCGGAAAAACCTTCGCCATGGGCCAGACCTTGAACGTGATTCTTGAGGCCGTAAGTCTGGAGAGGGTGGAAATCAACTTCACGTTGCCCTGAAACTTGCTCAGTAGAATGTCACGTAATTGCTGAAGTGCAACTTGCATTCATACTGCGTTATGCCCATTCACATGGATTTCCTCTGAGGGTAGACGCCAATTCACCGAGTCATTCCCGCGCAGGCGGGAATCCATCTTCCGGCCATAAAAAGAACAAAGGCATGGATCCCCGCCTGCGGGGATGACTCGAGTGGGGTGCTAGCGTAGCGCGTGCACGCTAGCATGGATCCCCGCCTTTTCAGAGGTCACTGCAAAAAATCGTCATCCCCTTGAAGAAGGGGATCTACGCCTTTCTAAGTATTTGAAAAGAATGGATTCCCGCCTTCGCGGGAATGACACTCAGGTTCATCCACGACTTTTTGCAGGTGCGTCTGAAGAAGGGGAACCCTACCTTTTTTAACTACATGAAAAGAATGGATTTACACTTTCACGGGAATGACATGCAGGTTCTTTCGCTACTTTTTTGCAGTGCAGTCTTTTCATGAAGACGGCAAAAACGAAGTCGCAATGAAACGACAAAATACGTATTTCGTTTACATCCTCGCCAGCAAACTGAACGGAACCCTTTACACAGGAATTACTTCAAACCTTTCCGCCCGCGTATGGCAGCACAAAAACAATGTTGTGGAAGGGTTCACCCAAAAACACTTCGTCCATAAACTTGTCTATTTCGAAGAGCATTCGTCACCAAGTGACGCAATCTTGCGGGAAAAGCAGATCAAAAAATGGAACAGGAGCTGGAAAATCCGATTGATAGAGGAGAAAAATCCTGAATGGAAGGATTTTTGGGAAGACATTACGTCATTCTAAAACATAAAAAAGGCAGGGATCCCCGCCTGCGCGGGGATGACTTCGAGAGAATGCGGATGGTTATTTCAAGAAATCTGCATGCCTCAACGCCGACAACGCTGAGCGTTAACCAACACTATCCGTACATCACAATGTGCATATTCCCGCAAAGACTTGCTTGTGTCCGAAGATTGCCATTCCCCGTTCACTTCCCGATGCAAAATCCGTCGAACACGGCGCTCAGCACCTCCTGGGAGGAAATCTCACCCGTGATTTCCGCCAGAAGGACGCAGGCCGTGTCCAGACGGACGGAGAGGATGTCATAGGGCTGTCCGTCCGCGAGTTCGTCCAGCATTTGCGCAAGCTCTTCGCCAGCACGGACCAGGGCCGTGTGCTGGCGCAGGTTGGGCACCAGCGCACCGGCTTCTGGAGCGCCCGTGGCGGCCACGATCCGGCGGATTGCCGCCAGCAGGTCAGACACGCCCTGGCCATGCTTGGCGGATAGCGGACACAACTCCCGTTCATTCCATGGGCTCTCCCCAAGCCAGGCAGGCTCGCCGCCCACAAGATCCATCTTGTTGGCCACAACGAGCAGATTGTCCGTATTCAGGGCCAGGTCCAGATCCTCGGCTCCGGGCCCGAGCTCGGAATCGATGACCAGCAAAACCAGATCGGCCCTTCCGAGAAGTTCGCGGCTGCGCTCGATGCCCAGGAGTTCAACGCTGTCGAGAGACGCGCGCAGGCCCGCCGTGTCCACCAGCCGCACAGGCAGGCCGTCAATCTGCACGGATTCCTCCAGATAGTCCCGCGTCGTACCCGGAATGTCGGTCACTATGGCCCGGTTGATCCCGAGAATCGCGTTCATAAGGCTCGACTTGCCCGCGTTGACCTGCCCCGCCAGAACCACCAGGGCCCCGTCGCGCCAGCAGCGGCCGCGATCGTAATTGTCGGCCAGCTCGGCCATGGCCTCGCGGACCTCGGCAACACCTGCAGCCAGATCCTCGGGGGCCAGGCACTCGACCTCGTCCTCGGGAAAATCCACAGCCACGCAAAGTTGCACGCGCAAGGCTTCAAGACCGGCCCGAAGCTCGCCGATACGACGCGCCAGCAAACCCTCAAGCTTGCTCCCGGCCAGACCAACGGCAACGGCCGTGGGCGCGCCAACCAGCTCCATGATGGCCTCGGCCTGGGTCAGATCCATGCGTGAATTGAGAAAGGCCCGCTTGGAAAATTCGCCCGGCGCCGCCAGCCGCGCGCCATGCTCCAGACATTCCTCCACCACCCGGCGCAGAACGGCGCCGCCGCCATGACACTGCAGCTCGACGACGTCCTCTCCTGTGAAAGAACCCGGACCTGGCATGAAAGCCGCCAGCACCTCATCCAGAAAATTCCCTCCAGCGTCTCGCAGTTGCCCGTGATGCAGATGGTAGGGTCTAAAAGCCGTGAAGCCCGGACGAGAGGAATGAAAAAGACCGCGCGCGATTTCCCCGGCGGCCGGGCCGCTCAGGCGGACAATGCCGATGGCGCCCTGGCCGGGAGGAGTGGCGATGGCCACGATGGTGTCGGAATTTGTGTTCATGATAAAAAAAAAGCGGGCCGAAGGCCCGCAAAGTTTAGGATTGACGAGCCTGGGCGGCTTCCTGACGTCTGGGTGGCCGACCGCCGGGTTTGCCGCGCTTGACCGGCAGGATGAGAACCCGCTTCATGTGCCCTTCGCCCTTGCTGCGCGTCTGCACGCCACGATCGTCCTGCAAGGCCATGTGCACGACCCGGCGATGGAAGGACGACAAAGGCCGGGTACTCTGTACTCTTCCGGATTTCTTGGCTTTCTCCGAAAGAAACTGAGCAATGCCGAGAAGCTGCTCCTCCTGTTTCTGGCGATAGTCGCCCGCATCCAGCTGGATGCGCGGACTCTGGGGCCAAGATTTGGAGACGATGCGGTTGGCCAGATACTGGAGCGCGGTGATGGTCTGCCCGTCGCGGCCAATGATCAGGCCCGAGTTGTCCTCGTCCTCGATGAGCACGGTGATGGGGCTTGACGCCACGTCGATGGCCAGGGTCACGTTGACCGCGATGGGCTTTATGAGGGCGGTCATGATCGTTCGGATATCCGCTTCCAACCGGACCATCTCCTCGGGGGAAAGCGTCGTGACGGGGCGAGGCTCATCTTCCTCGTCGAAATCAATGACTGCATCCGTCTCAAGGGCGGCATCGTCGGCCAGGACCACTTCCTCATGCAAAGCCGGAGCGGCTGCCTGTACGGCACGCACCGGTTCGGCCACAGCGGGCACTATAGGCTCGTCCACAGCCGGATACAGGCGACGCCTTTTGGCCCGGATGGTCGCCTTTTTGGCGCCAAGGCCGAATATTCCGGATGATCCGCCACTGACGATTTCAATTTCCAGTGCCTCGCGCTGAGTGGCGAAAAACCGGCATGCGTCATCAATGGCCTGGTCCACGGTCTTGGCCTGAAAATCCTTGTATGTATTCATCCAGCTCTCCTTCACGTTCCTGAAAAAATCAAAAAACGCATCACGGCATGCCCGGCGGCGTCCACGAACGGACGCCGCCGGGCATGATCTCAATGCTACTTCGACTTTTTGATCATGTACGACTGCTGAGCGATGGACAGCAGGTTGTTGATCAACCAGTACACGACCAGACCGGAAGGAAAGTTCAGGAAAAGGAAGGTGAATATGACAGGCATGAACATCATGATCTTGGCCTGCATCGGATCGCCCATGGGCGGAGACAGACGCTGCTGCAGGAACATGGTCGCGCCCATGATCAGCGGCGTGATGTAGTAGGGGTCCTTGGCTGAGAGGTCGGCCAGCCAGACCAGATCCGTGAAGGGCAGGGTCGGGATGAAGGCCGCATGCCTGAGCTCGATGGCGCCGAGCAGGGCCTGGTACAGGGCGAAAAACACGGGAATCTGCAGCAGCATGGGCACACAACCGCCAGCCGGGTTGACCTTGTAGGTCTTGTAGAGCTGCATGATCTCGGAGTTCATCTTTTCGCGGTCGTCGGCGTACTTTTCACGAATCTTGGCCATCATGGGCTGCAACTTCTTCATCTGCTCCATGGACTTGTAGCTCTTGTGCGACAAGGGCCAGAAGAGGAGCTTGATGATGATGGTCAGGATGATGATCGCGATACCGTAGTTGCCTACATAACCGTACAGAAATTTCAGAAACTGATTGAGCGGCTTGGCGATGATGTCGAAAAAGCCGTAGTGCATGCTGCCTTTGAGGTCCTTAGGCATGATGGCCAGGTCCTTGTCCGTCTTGGGCCCGAAATAGTAGGACACAGTGCGCAGCTGCGTGATGCCTGGATCAAGCAGGACCTGATCGGCGACGGTCATGCGGTAGACATTGTCCTCAAGCTTGGCGCGGGCAAACATGTCCGAAGAGGTCGGCACCATGGCCAGCAGGAAGTAGTTACTCTCGATGCCGCCCCACTGGGCCGGAGTGGGGGATTCAACACCGATCTGCAGATCCTTCTGGCTATCTTCCTCGGTCAGGCTTCCGGCGGCCATGTAGGCGATCTTTGTCATGTTGTACTTGTCGCTCTCGGCCGTGAGCGGAACGCTGGACACGGAAAAGGCCAGATGTCCCTGAACCTGTGCCGCGGTGACGTTGGTGATCTTGACCTCTTCCTTGACCTCGTACGTGCCGCCGGTGAAGGTCAGCACCCGGTCCATCTGCACGCCGCCGACGACGCCGCTCAGCTGGATGGTACCGCTCTGACCGTCGGAAAGATCCAGATCTCCGCCCTGTACGGTCCATTCGCCCTGGGCCCAGGTCGGCATGGAATTCCAGATCAGACCCATGGGTGCCTTGGTCACGGACTGCGCCGTGACCAGATCGATGTTTTTGGCGCCCGGATCAATGGTTTCCTTGTAATCCTTGAGCTCGAAACTCTCCAGCACGCCACCGGAAGCGTTGATCACGGCGTGATACAGGGGCGTTTCAATGGAAATCTTTTCCCCTGTGGAAGGAGCGAACTGCACGGTTGGCGAGGAAGGCATCACCGGCGTCCCATCCTGGGGAGCGGGAGCCTCGGTCTGATTGGGTGACGTAATATTCTGGGGTGCCGTTTCCAGGGGCGTGACCGGCGGAAACATGTAATTCCAGCCCAGAAGCACCAGCAGCGACAGGGAAACAGCGAGGATGACGCGTTTATTGCTATCCATTGATTTCAATCTCTCTTTGACAAGTTAGGGGAGGGAACCGGATCGTAACCACCGGCACACAGGGGATGACAACGCAACAACCGCCAGATGGCAAGGCCCATCCCCCGAAAAATTCCATGAGACAAGACGGCTTGCCGGGCATATTCGGAACACGAAGGAGTGAAACGGCAACAGGGAGAATAGAGCGGGGATATCAGATACTGATACAGGGAAAGGATGTATACGAAGGCTTGGCGCATGAAAACTCCGGAAAGGCCTAGGCCGCTCCAACCCGGGACACGATTTTTGTCATCAGTGGACCAAGTTCCGAGGACACCTGCGCAAGGTCCATGGAATCCACGCAAACGCCCCGCTTGGGCACCACGACAATGTCCGCGCGCAGGTGAAAATCATGCCTGTGAAGCCGGAAGTACTCCCGGACCAAACGCTTGACCCGATTGCGCCGCACGGACTTGCCAATTTTTCTGCTCACCGTAAGCCCAAGACGCCAGGACTCCCCGGCATCTTCCCGCTCGAGCACAAAGAGGGTGAAACTCTTTGAAAAAAAACGACGGCCCCGGTCATAACAGCTACAAAACTGGGGCCGTCTCTTCAGTCGATACGAGGGAGGGTAGGCTAGACGGCTAATCTTTTTCTTCCCTTTGCTCTTCTGCGGCGCAGCACGGCCTGGCCGTTCTTGGTCCGTGAACGAACCAGAAACCCGTGACTTCTCTTACGCTTGGTGGTGCTCGGTTGATATGTTCTCTTGCTCATTTCATTTCTCCTTCAAAAAAAGTAAACTGGGAATGTAGCCGCAAATACTTAACGCGTCAAGATGCATTGCGCTCTTGCCCGCTGGACAATTCCGCCCGCATCCACCAAACTGGCCAGACCAAGGAGGAGTACATGTTTTTTCATACCCCTGACTGGGAAATGACCCTGTTTCGGTGGATCAATCAGAGCTGGCAAAACCCGCCCTTCGATTATCTCATGCCCCTGTTCTCAAGCTCGGCCTTCCTGTGGGTCCTGGCCATCACCATGGTCGCCTTCGGCCTCAGACAGGGGCGCGTGTCCATGGTCGTCGTGCTTGCCCTGGCCGCAAGCATCGGCGTCTCCGACCTGACCTGTTCCCTGATCAAGGACAGCGTGGGCCGCGTGCGCCCCTACAAGAGCATCGGCGAAACCCGCTACCAGGATTCGGGATCATGGGCGACCCTGCCGCAGGACTTCACGACCACCAAACAACGGGGCTCGTCCTTTCCTTCCGCCCACGCGGCCAACTCCGCAGCGGCTGCTCTCGTCCTTTTCGCCACATTCCGCAAGAAGGCAATATGGGCCCTTCCGCTGGTCATCGGATACTCGCGGATCTATCTTGGAAAACACTTCCCCATGGACGTTCTGGCGGGCTGGGCCACGGGACTGGCCGTGGCCGGAGTCCTGCTCCCGCTCTATCCGTTGCTCTGGAGCCGCTTGCGCTCTCGATGGATCAGATAGAGGTTCCGGGTATAAATGATGGAACCCGTCGACTGGCCGACAATGAAAACGATGTCCTTGCGCAGAATGGCATAGGTCAGCAGAAAAAAACTGCCCAGCAAGCTGAAGTACCAGAAACTTATGGGGATGACGCTTTTCTTCTCCCTCTCGGAGACGATCCACTGCCAGAAAAAACGCATGAAGAAAAATCCCTGGCCCGTAAAACCGATGGCCAGCAACCACCACTGTGTCGTTAATTCCATGTTCCGCCCAAGGCGCACCTGCGCCGTATAAAAAAATCTTCCCGTCTCCACCGTTCGCCCCTATCCATATAATGCAGGACGCGCCGGCAAAGGCGCGAGAAAAAAGGGTCAAGCCCGAAATGTCATTTCACGTTCGTATCGGAGACCACGTATCCGATATGCCGCTTCTGCATCCAGCGCACCGCGAGCAGATCATAGGCAGATGACCAGGCCCGGTCCCATATGCCGTACTTGGAGACGCCCTTGCTGCGTGGACGATGGTTGACGCGCACCTCCGCCACCCGTGCCCCCTCAAGCTTCATGAGAGTGGGCAAAAAGCGGTGCATGCCCGTGAACATGGGAATCCGCTTGACCATCTGCGCACGCATTACTTTAAGAGAGCAGCCCGTGTCACGGACAGTTTCACGGCTGATCCTGTTGCGCACCCAGTTGGCAAAACGCGAGGCGTAGCGCTTGACCACGCTGTCCTGACGCTTGGCCCTCCAGCCGATGACCATGTCGACGCCCTGAGCATAGACCTGAAGCATGGCCGGAATGTCGGCGGGATCGTTCTGCAGGTCCGCGTCCAGGGTCACGACCACGTCGCCGGAGGCATAGCGAAAGCCGGCGGCAAAGGCGGCGGACTGCCCGCAGTTCCGGGCAAAGGACAAGAAGCGGACACGCTCATCCGCCCCGGCCAGGTCCCGAATGACGGCCAGACTGGAGTCCGTGCTGCCGTCATCCACCAGGACAAGCTCCCAAGGGTAGGTCAATCCTGACAGGCTGCGGGTTATCTCGGAGTACAGATCACGAAGATTTTCTTCTTCGTTATACACTGGAATAATTAAAGAAATTTTATTAATTGTGTTTTTCATAAGAAAAAAGTGAATATAGCATTTGACAAGGCTTGTAAACCTACATAGAAAGCTCTTCTCACATGGCGCGGGGTGGAGCAGCATGGTAGCTCGTCGGGCTCATAACCCGAAGGCCGTAGGTTCAAATCCTGCCCCCGCTACCAAAGAAATCTAAGGCTTAAGAGCAAAACTCTTAAGCCTTTTTCTTTTGTGCCCCTCTTGCCATCCAGAGATTTTCCGCTTTTTTGTTCACCGCCCGAAATAATATCTTCTCCTTTGCACGATGCTTGACGAAGCCGTTCACGGTGAATTTGCCATGACGAATTCGGCCCGAGCCTGGGGGCGGGCAGGCAAATTCAGCCAGGAGAACCAATCATGGCCCGCCATGAGCAAAAAGGCATGCCCCATCTTCGGCCGGTATTTGCCCGTTCTGTAAATGCGCGAGGCAAAAAATCCGGGCCGCCGGTCAGCTTAGTCTCCTCCCGGCAAAGGCCGCCGCAAGAATGACCGCCATGCCGATCACGGCGTGCGGGGTCACGGTGGCGCCCCGGATCAGGGCGGCCAGCAGCACGGCCAGAGGCGGGGTCAGGTATGAAAGATAGCCGATGAGGGTCATGTTGCCTGTGGTCACGGCACGGTTCCAGAGCGTGAAGGATAGCCCCAGCGGCACCAGGCCCAGATAAAGGGCCGAGAACAGGGCCCCCGCCGGAGGCAGGGCCTGCGGAGCGCTTGCGGCGTAGACCAGGGTGGAAAAGAGGGCGGCCAGGACCGTGAAGGCAGGCATGTAGTCACGGGTGAGTCGAAGACGGGACAGCGCAACCGAGAAGCTGCTCCAGACCAGTCCGCAACCGAGGGCCATGAGGTAGCCGGGCAGATAGCGCGTTTCAAAATGCAGGCCTTTGCCTCCGGACACGACCAGGCCCGCACCCACGAGTCCGACCAGCGCCACGCCCAGAACAGGAAGGGACAGGCGCTTGTTGGCCAGAATGGAGGACATGACGACTATCCAGAAAGACCAGGTCGTGGTCAGAATGGCTCCCTCCACCAGGGGCGCGTGGTCGAGGGCCAGGTAGTACAGCGCGTGGTAGCCGAAGATGCCGGCCACGCCCAGCGCCGTGAGCTTCAGGTCCGGCCAGGGGATGGCCCGCCGCCGGGAGATGATCATCTCCTGCGCCACGAGATAAAGCGCCGCCGGGACAAAGCTGAAAAAAAGCAGCTCCGTGACATCGAGCCCGTCCAGACCGCTGCCCGTGGCCGCCGGCAGACTCGCCCAGCACAGCACCGCGCCGAATGCGTAGAGATAGGGTTTCATGGTCGTCCTAGAAAAGCTTGCTGCCGATCTTGGCGTTGACCGCCGGGGAGACAAAGGTCGCTTCGCCGCTGTCCCTTCCCGGGTACTGCACGCCAAGGACCAGCACTTCGGAGACAACCTCCCCCATCCGGCGCGGCGGGAAGTTGAGCACCGCGAGCACCAGCCGGCCTGCCACCTCTTCCGGCGGATGCGCGGTGAAGCGACCGTAACTGACGCGTCGGCCGTATTTTCCGAAATCGACGACCATCCTGTAGGTGGGCTTTGGCGTCGCGTCGCAGGGTTCAGCCGAAACGACACGCCCGACGCGAATGTCCAAAAGTCCCAGGGATTCTTCAAAATTCACTGACGGTTTGAGTTCCGAAGCCACAAAAATCCTCCTTGGCTGATGAACACAGAGTCAAGGGGCCACCCCACGCGAACGTGGCCAGGGCCAGATCAACCCTGATGGAACATGCCCGCCTGAAGGGCAAGTTCTTACGCCCTGGCCCGTGCCTAGCGCAAGCCCAGGGTTCTTGCGGCTTGTACCTGTCAAGGAACTCGGGTAATCTTTATCGTTATTGATTGCATCGTCGGTTCAAGGAGTCTTCATGTCCGTCCGCGCCAAAGTGTTCACCATCATCCTTGTCCTGTTCGCCTCTCTGGGCGTGGCGGATTTTTTCGTCCAGCGTTTCGTCGTCTACCCCAGCTTTCTGGAGCTCGAACATCAGCAGGCGGGACAGAACCTCCAACGCATATTTCACGCCATCGACAGGGAAAACTACCATCTGGAGCGCATCTGCCGCGACTGGGCGACCTGGGACGACACCTACGACTTCATGAACACACGTTCCGAGACCTACAAAACAAGCAATCTCTACGACGAAGCGCTGGACAGCATCTCGGTGAATGTAATGATCTATTGCGCGCAGGATGGAACGATCGTCTGGAGCAATGCCCGCGACACGATTCAAAAAAGTGCCATCTCTCTTGACCTGCTGACGCAGAGACGCATCGCCCCGGACCACCCACTGCTGAAAATTCCTGGGGCGGAAGAAGGACAAAAAGGCATAACCGGAGTCGTCAATACCGAGCTTGGCCCCCTGCTTTTTGCCACACGTCAGATCCTGCGTTCGGATGGAAGCGGTCCCGGCAACGGCTTCCTGGTCATTGGACGAATCTTGAACCAGGACATGGTCAAAACCCTGGGCGAACAGACCCGCATCGCCTTTGAAATCGTCTATCCCTACGCAAAAGAACAGACGCTGTGCGGAAAAAAAGAAGTCACTTACGCCAGCATCGACAACCTCGATTACTTCACCCTGGACGAAGGCGAATTCGTCAAGGTTTGCGGGGCATATCTCGATCCGACAGGGTCGCCCGTCTTCGGCATCCACTACCTGTTCCCCCGGGATATTACCCAAAAGGGCATCTCGAGCATCCGCTACGCCATGGTCCTGGTGGTCTCGTCCGGACTTTTGGTGCTCGTATTGCTGAATGTTTTGCTGCAGGCCGTTGTGCTCAGGCCCCTGCAAAGGCTGACCAGGCATGCGGCCAGGCTGCAACAGGATGGGGATTATTCCCTGCGCATCGATCTGCGG
Encoded here:
- a CDS encoding Jag family protein, translated to MNTYKDFQAKTVDQAIDDACRFFATQREALEIEIVSGGSSGIFGLGAKKATIRAKRRRLYPAVDEPIVPAVAEPVRAVQAAAPALHEEVVLADDAALETDAVIDFDEEDEPRPVTTLSPEEMVRLEADIRTIMTALIKPIAVNVTLAIDVASSPITVLIEDEDNSGLIIGRDGQTITALQYLANRIVSKSWPQSPRIQLDAGDYRQKQEEQLLGIAQFLSEKAKKSGRVQSTRPLSSFHRRVVHMALQDDRGVQTRSKGEGHMKRVLILPVKRGKPGGRPPRRQEAAQARQS
- the lpxK gene encoding tetraacyldisaccharide 4'-kinase, with the translated sequence MTPDRISRLQSQFPHILGPLSKAYARLMRLRARLYASGKRVSWRPPAPCISVGNISWGGTGKTPVVSWLLDWARDEGLRPTVLTRGYGGKPPHLPYAVQLLSPPHEAGDEPLLLKRTHPQAQILVDPNRVRAGKIAARKMADLFVLDDGYQHLRIQRDLNLCLLCPRDLDEEWNRVIPAGSWREDTSALARADAFLINTMFDDDGCLETIAHIKLAILGKPIFFFRVTARGVANALTGETQDTLDGQRFMLVTAIANPDKVCQTCKTDLGEKPVRHLIYPDHHPFGISDWQAIVAAAERNNCAHIVCTPKDAVKLAPFADERLWTPQLTTSFSTAGPLSFRDWLGDRFHNLPWTLHAPEKAS
- the rnr gene encoding ribonuclease R translates to MPPKKQAKQTKFSKKNLLTALHQAGAPMRSKNIYDLFDADASLKKVIKSTLAQMVEGGEIVQMGKSYGLLDNLPRMTGTLDVRRSGVGYLISEDKKQKDLFIHPSNFGGAWPGDRVVAVIDTSRKKDSPEGRVVEVLDRATRELLVRVSRRIHQDSYFCHPTDSRMPFYTVVDTSGIPNPEKGDILSVAPVEEQEKGLWRCTALRRLGEERDLATQELLVKTGYSIPEVFPVPALRQAEALPDAPSPEDWAGRNDLRRLALVTIDGETAKDFDDAVYVERQENGYRLVVAIADVAHYVPEGSPLDVEALARGNSYYFPLSVEPMFPEALSNGLCSLRPMVPRLAMVVDTPYSLDGEPGAPSLYNAVIMSQARLTYNQVQAALDGSPDQDTAPLLPMLRDAEELARIFMKRRMDRGCLDFDIPEAQVRVVEDIISVHAGTRLFSHRLIEEFMIAANERVAEYMGARQRVFPYRIHPQPDEKKLETLLRMLSHTSLVDRLPKEMNQMGLQQISHAAKGTDIEYLVNRLILRTMMQAQYSPDNDGHYGLASVAYCHFTSPIRRYADLLVHRSLKRLLAGEAETMSVGDVQGICEGLNALERKAMEAEREIQKRSAILALEDRIGEEMRGVVSGVADFGFWVELLDMPVDGLVRLATLDDFFVFDPERQDLLGQRTGKTFAMGQTLNVILEAVSLERVEINFTLP
- a CDS encoding GIY-YIG nuclease family protein produces the protein MKRQNTYFVYILASKLNGTLYTGITSNLSARVWQHKNNVVEGFTQKHFVHKLVYFEEHSSPSDAILREKQIKKWNRSWKIRLIEEKNPEWKDFWEDITSF
- the mnmE gene encoding tRNA uridine-5-carboxymethylaminomethyl(34) synthesis GTPase MnmE — its product is MNTNSDTIVAIATPPGQGAIGIVRLSGPAAGEIARGLFHSSRPGFTAFRPYHLHHGQLRDAGGNFLDEVLAAFMPGPGSFTGEDVVELQCHGGGAVLRRVVEECLEHGARLAAPGEFSKRAFLNSRMDLTQAEAIMELVGAPTAVAVGLAGSKLEGLLARRIGELRAGLEALRVQLCVAVDFPEDEVECLAPEDLAAGVAEVREAMAELADNYDRGRCWRDGALVVLAGQVNAGKSSLMNAILGINRAIVTDIPGTTRDYLEESVQIDGLPVRLVDTAGLRASLDSVELLGIERSRELLGRADLVLLVIDSELGPGAEDLDLALNTDNLLVVANKMDLVGGEPAWLGESPWNERELCPLSAKHGQGVSDLLAAIRRIVAATGAPEAGALVPNLRQHTALVRAGEELAQMLDELADGQPYDILSVRLDTACVLLAEITGEISSQEVLSAVFDGFCIGK